The genomic region CCAACCGGTGACCCGCACATGCGTGGGTGAGTACTTGTACGGCACCTACTGGTCAGGGGTGAGCGCCTCCTGTTCCGACAACAACGGTACCGACTCTACCGGAGACCTCCACAACCTCACTTACGCCTCCACGCCTGCAGACGCCAAACTCCAACAACTGAAGAGTCTGATAACAAGCGACCACATCAGCATCGACGTCCACTTCATGGCGCGAATCTTCGACGACGTGAGCCGATCGTCCGACAACGACACGACTCGATCCTCCGACACACTCAAGTTGTCGGAACTGGTCGAGGTAGTCAGCGACATCATGGAGATGAACCGAGACGTGTTGCGCCAGTCGCAGTCTTTGCTCAACTCCACCGACATGCTGTTGTACAGCTTGGACCTGGCTCTGGGCGATCACGTCTTGAACGGTACCGACTGCATTCAGATCCAGAGCAAGAACGTCTACGTCCAGATCAGCAACATCTCTAGCAACGTCACGGGACTGGCGCTGTACGAATCCGGCGGCAGGGTCGAGCTGCGCAACATGACCACCAAAGACAACTTGGACAATTTGGACAAGAACAACTTGCAAATCGCCGCTTTCGTCACCGAGACTCAACTCCAACAGGCGAGACGTCTGAATTATCCCGACGCCAAGCTGGTGATAAAACTGTTTCGGTTCGACTCTATCTTCAACGACGGATCGAATCCGACCGTCTCGGGGTACTTGGCCGGGGTCCACATCACCGGCTTCGAAATACCGTTCGTGTACGACTACATCAGAGTGTTGGTCAAGCCCGACAGGAAGTACCGAGCCGACAAGACTTGCTACCACTACCAGTACGGACGCGACGGGTTGTGGTACAACACGCGGGGGCGGTGGAAGAGGTACAACGCCTCGGTCCCCACTGGGGACTTCTCGTTGTGCAAGTACGACCGCTTCGCCTCCTTCGCCATACTGATAGGAATGGAGAGCAGTCTCGTTTTGAGCATTGTCACGGCGGTCGGCTGCGCCCTCTCCATCTTGGGAAACTTGGCGGTCGTCGTTACCGCTGTCGTCTACAGGAGTTGGAGGGAGAAATCCGGCACTAAGATCCTGCTGAACTTCGTCTTGACCAATCTGGTCCAGAACGTCGTGTTGTCGGTGAGCTCCGCAGTTGACAGCTACCAGGAGCTGGAGTTGTGCGTGACGGTGGGGGCGCTGCTGCACTACAGCGTCTGCTCCCAGTTCACCTGGATGGCCTTCATCGGTTATCTGCAGTACATGCGGTACGTCCGTGTGTTCTACACCATCGAGACTCGTTTCCTTCTCGTGGCATCGCTCGTTGCCTGGCTCTTGCCACTGATTCCGGTCGTCGCCGTCTTAACCGTGGACTACAGCGACTACCAACAAGACGAATTCTGCTACCTCAACAACGAACCCTTGTACTACGGCGTCTTCCTCCCGCTGGCTCTCACCATAACCACCAACATCATCATCTTCGTGATCATCCTGGtgaacatttacaaaaagaaCGACCCTCTAGTGCCGAGGGACACCACCGCTTGGTTGAATCTGCGTCTCGCCATCATTATGTTTTTTCTGTTGGGACTCTACTGGGTGTTCGGCATATCCGCCAGATTCCTCGATTCCATCGCTCTCGATTActtcttttgtttgtcggcGTCGTTGCAAGGTTTCGTCGTATTCGTCTACTTTATCATTTTCAACAAGATGACGAAGAACTTTTGGTGGAGACAGTTGAAAATATCCGAAATGCTGACGAGCATGCAGATATGGTTGCAACAAAAGAGGAGGATGGGAAAGGTGAAGATCGACACCGGTATTAGGAAGagtattaaattgaaaatagtCAAGTCGTTGGGAAGGTACAAGAAGAGAAACGGTTTAGAGAAACTTGCCTGAAGGTGTAGGAGGTTCAGTGTCGTCACGGCGATGCACTCCTTGTCTTGGGCGATTGTGTTGCTCACGACCGCTTCCAGGAGTTTATCGATCAATCTGCAATCGAGAAAAACTTGTAGcggtttatttcattttttatgtgtGGTTTTTATAATTGTTACTTTTGGAATggttaattttgacattgaacttGTATTGTCACtgcaattttctttaaaaaattgtatgcccgtttttgttttaattatttttgagtaACATTTTAACCAATTGAACAGACGAAATTTGTGGGATAATCtgatttgaattatttgacattttttttttaattatactcTCCTAAAGCTCTTTGTTTTTAGGCAACTAAGTATAAGTAATCATATCAACTTATacaggtatttcacgagtgataatgaccccggcagaaaatgcaacccacaatacatccggaggaaaagccggacatttatCGCCTCCATGTCCAGGCTTACGTTCCattgtattgtgggttgccgggctcattatcagtgacaattgttaaaaaaaaaggaatttaCGTAGACATCGTTCACTCTAAGAAAGACATAATGAGTCATCCAAAGCTGCGCGAACACTCGCAGGCCACGGCCGACCAGTGGCGTAGGGAATATTGGCtattttaaagaaacaattatttacCTGCATCAAATCTAAATTTCGCAGTGTTTGTTCTGAAAAGAAcagtttttgttaaataaataacgcaAAACAGCAAAATGGACAAGAAAACGAGAGGACACAAAGAGAACCCGTGGAATTAGCTTGAACAAAATCAACGATAAACAGCAAGTGCGCCGCTGGAATGAAACTCCCCCAACGCGTCGAATTTGGACTCGCCCAACCAGAATTCGTTACTGCACATCATAACTCACGATGTCTTtcttaaggatgaactggagtaacattgaaaaatggcgaaatttgcttaaaattggtacaatagtcctttcatccattctaaagtactgtgccaaatttaaaaaaatttggtcgaggaattttaaagttattaccttttaaagtttcgggatattttacacgtgttcttatgagaaaaagaaaaaggccaatttttcttaaatttttcacacataaagtatcgatatcgtagaattttctaatgaatttacaaaaaaagttggtcgaggattttccttgtaatcgctaattacatgtggaaaaacacggtttttgaggttgtgtatctgttttaatttcaataaaagtgaacaaaatgcatataattgacgtcggtatgcaacattacactcatatcgcacgttttactgcagttacgttaagaactttaacagaaatcaatgaaaattgaaattcagtgtgcttttgtttactttcacgtacagtcttagtcaaaagattgtaaaatcattACAGCTGTCATTTTAAACTGCCATGTTCTGAGAAAGCAAGAGACTCTTTTTCGTGCAGAACACAAGTGTCGTAAACCCTCGTGGTTCGAAATACATGATTCTTTTATACCCGGTGTACTCACTTGAACGTCTGCTCGGACAGTTCGATGACGAACGGAATCGACACTTGCGGCGTCCTCGAGTTGACGTTCGTCCAGGCGAAGCTCTGTGCCGGTCCGCAACAAACCCCCACCACCTTCTGTCCCTTGAGCGCCTCCACCAACCTGGGCTGCTGGACGTACAGCTCAGAAGTGTCGCACACCTGCCTGTTCTCGTTCTTGCCCCATCCGTACACCTCCCCTTGGTCGGTCAACGCCAGCACGTGACTCACCCCCAGGCTGACCGCCACGACGCACTTCTCGCTCAGTGCCTCGACCATTTCGGGAAACCTGACGTGCTCCTCGGTCGGATGGCCCAGCTTCCAGCCCTCCCCCTTGCCCCACGTGAACACCTTGCCGTCGACGGTGAGGGCGACGCTGAACTGCGCCCCGCAGTAAACCTCCGACACGTCGACGTTTTGCAGTTTCTCCACCAGGCGGGGCAACTTGGAGCCATCCGAACCGCCGCGACCCAGCTTCCCGTAGTCGCCGTCGCCCCAACTGTACACTCTCCCCTGGGAGGTGACGCACAGCGTGTGGGCGTAGAACGAGCCGCACGCCACCTTCACGATGTGCTCGTCCGACAGGGCGGAGATCATGGTCGGGACGAGGCAGTCTTCGGCGGTGCCGTGTCCCAAGCGGCCGTAGTTGCCCCGTCCCCAAGTGTACAAAGCGCCGTTCGCTGAGATGGCGGCGCTGCAATCGCGACAGTCATTCGGGGGTTATCACGCAAGCGAGACTTACCTGTAAGTTCCGCCGCACTCCACGTCCACGATGTCTTTGCCTTTCAAAGCTTCGATCAGCGTGGGCTCCTCCTTCATTGAGGTATCTCCGTGCcctatttcaacaaaaacaaataatagaAACACTAACAATAACAATTTGGTTCTTGTACTTTTCAAGTTCTTGTCTAAATTTAACAACTGCGTCCGTGTTACTCACCTAGCCGCCCCCCGTCGCCGTTACCCCACGAGTAAACCTCATAGTCTTTGGTCAGGGCCAAATAGTGTTTGCTTTCCGGGTGGGCAGCAATTTTAATAACCTCTTTATCTTGTAGctctagaaaaataaattagaccCCACACTTAAACAAATGAATCAACTTACCTTCAATCATTTGTGGACACTGAGTATCTGACGAGTAGTACATAAAATAGACTTTGCCGGTTTGCGTCAAGATGAGTATGGTCCTGTCGGAACAGCAGATCTGTTTTATGGTGAGTTCAGAGATGGCGTCGCAGTTCTGCGGTCCAACGCCGAATATCCAGGAGAACCAACCCCAACCGTAAACGCGCTGACCGTTGTAGTAAAAATTGGACTGAAAATATGACTGTCAGCGTTTAGCAAAGAACAATCTAGAAAGAGACCTTGTTGAAAGACTGAGGGGGTACGTGCGGTGCGGCTAGCCTGTCAAGATGGGCCATTATAAAACTAGCCCCCTGTTTGAGATCCACCTCCACCGAATCGTCATCCGGCAACTCCACGAAACTGAGAAATGTCTGAGTACACGTGAGATTCTCCTCCGTCGATTCTTTATCCGTGAATTCGGACTTCTCGGGTTGAATCTGCGAGAAACGCTTCAAAAAGGAGAGAAGCGGAGCACTCGCCATCTGTGAGACGCTCCTGAAACAACTGTGCCATCTCGTGGGAAAAAACTTTTGGGGTTCATTACCGATTGTCAGTGAGGTGCGTCTGTTTTTCCCACAGGCTCAGGAGTAGAAGTACCACGTCTAATACGCTACTGAGTGTACCTTTCTGCAACGCCAACTCCATAATCAAGTTGAGGGAAGTGTGTTGGTCTTCGAGTGGTATCGCGAGATTCTGTCTGGTGCCGGAGATGTCGCTGTAATCGACAAATATGCAGTAcgtttaaaaagaaaagtaCACATCACGTGGTGTACGGCCCAACTGGTCACCACGTAAATCGGAGAGCCGCCCATGTACTTCTCGATCTGAAAGTACTCCACCACGGCATACTCAAAATTACTCATTGCAAGATTGCTTTTCTTGCCATTTATACATCCAGAGAGTGACAAATCATAATTCGAAGCGTCGTACTCGTAAAATGcgcgataaaaataaaaataatcacgACTAGGATACAATCGTTACAATCTGTTTACGacggaaaatattttatgctTGACAAGTCTATTACGATGTTAATGTGGCAGGAGTTACGTCAGAATTAGACGAgagttgtttaaaaaaatacaatttaagaGAATCGAttggtttttgttttctttttctcctATTTTAAATTCCTCCTTACCCGACAATAACTTGTCGCAAGAACTTCGACGACCTCTCCACAATTTCGTGCCAAACGAGTGACACATTTCCTTGATAGAAAAGCGTAGCAACTGGCAACATCTGCATTGCCTCTAGAGATTCATTCAAGAGCTCACTGCACAAGTCGGTATCTTCACCTACAAAAAAATACGTGTAATTAGACACGCTAAGATACATCACATTTCCATACCCAATCTCCAGGCTTTCCGCAAGAAGGCGAAGGCGAAATTGAGGGCGGCTCTGGACCCCACTCTCGCCAATCCGGTGGCGGGGTCCAAGTTCCACACCTTGTTCTTCCCCAATTTAACTAGATTCCTGGTCTGAAAAATGT from Tenebrio molitor chromosome 8, icTenMoli1.1, whole genome shotgun sequence harbors:
- the LOC138136738 gene encoding adhesion G-protein coupled receptor G2-like produces the protein MNWDYLATVWILTWAGFRPASPQMYIDFGNETSCPDSFTSFNDTCYLLNSTTCPYLTPLPFDRYESIAQENKGCRLDITKDTKHDYYRWREIKGNYDQLFAKEMTGAGDYIAAIYDNTTNVTYTADNNLTSLYDYICAYDSFANPPNTTYCAQFDRICSGKKDNRDSTNCHCMYRTDRHFCELSCNYTEYNDTTCMGCESIVHKYNQPSISLALDFFNNRIFITIKSFLKLAPVETDNIMYCFTDAQQSPHDITYRYNCNNDSTKCPHTYNDSYSTIHYTIQPIDNSIGHYWCKGFDYQYLDELTSSTIIAEGTGTEESFTMNVTIDEDVRQFPLTIHEQYGELLDNITRETELIAQVRFLNLWERNYTSNTTTISYRLYLNQTNNMTYVLDTISSVFDSASINVSLTPSYCLPDTTDIDNTTLHWEKTLLGVSTIPTELCLTSDSQPVTRTCVGEYLYGTYWSGVSASCSDNNGTDSTGDLHNLTYASTPADAKLQQLKSLITSDHISIDVHFMARIFDDVSRSSDNDTTRSSDTLKLSELVEVVSDIMEMNRDVLRQSQSLLNSTDMLLYSLDLALGDHVLNGTDCIQIQSKNVYVQISNISSNVTGLALYESGGRVELRNMTTKDNLDNLDKNNLQIAAFVTETQLQQARRLNYPDAKLVIKLFRFDSIFNDGSNPTVSGYLAGVHITGFEIPFVYDYIRVLVKPDRKYRADKTCYHYQYGRDGLWYNTRGRWKRYNASVPTGDFSLCKYDRFASFAILIGMESSLVLSIVTAVGCALSILGNLAVVVTAVVYRSWREKSGTKILLNFVLTNLVQNVVLSVSSAVDSYQELELCVTVGALLHYSVCSQFTWMAFIGYLQYMRYVRVFYTIETRFLLVASLVAWLLPLIPVVAVLTVDYSDYQQDEFCYLNNEPLYYGVFLPLALTITTNIIIFVIILVNIYKKNDPLVPRDTTAWLNLRLAIIMFFLLGLYWVFGISARFLDSIALDYFFCLSASLQGFVVFVYFIIFNKMTKNFWWRQLKISEMLTSMQIWLQQKRRMGKVKIDTGIRKSIKLKIVKSLGRYKKRNGLEKLA